In a single window of the Streptomyces sp. 846.5 genome:
- a CDS encoding discoidin domain-containing protein: MPNPNGKRRIALAVALAGLAAAALPMASAEATAAPAAHPWDAYNLAPASRTVTPVRVTRTTGTVSGAFAVLHGRPVTLTGAGSSITLDFGKEVGGLISLHFTGAGAGAAGQRLGLAFSESSQYIGPDSDASNGGSGSDGAIYADVTPGSVWTAPQASLRGGFRYLTLFAASDGPISLDQVSLAISFAPTMANLRDYDNYFYSSDPLLNRIWYAGAYTVQTNTIAPTTGRVWGPPAGGWNNSGTVGAGDTVLVDGAKRDRTVWPGDLGVSLPTEYASLGDLTPTRNALTTLYQHQAGSGELPFAGPQVNFFGSDTYHLWTLIGTADYFQYSHDKAWLDSEWSNYRRALAFSLAKVQPDGLMSVTGTADWARSDQGGENIEANALLRQALTTGAALAAAEGDQAAATAWKAAADTVTTAVNTLLWDDAAGEYRDNPTSDLHPQDGNSAAVWFGLASADRAKRVSASLSTDWNAYGATTPEKGSEIATFPGSMEIQAHLRAGDATRALDLIRREWGYMLNSPLGTGSTFWEGYLANGQFGYGGAYMSASHGWATGPTSALTFEVLGISPQSVTGGYALKPQPGDLADAQGSLRTPLGDIRLAWQHDVAHRSFTEQVDAPTAAVDEVDVPTFGAATRVTVNGKRIWNGRTAFGYGAHLVDGYVVLHGVPARATIRSQAVGSVPTTIGVAATSTSTAPLQAGHTVTLPVTVSAQGDTVLHGQVTAKLPAGWTADPAGFTLDTRDGPTDTVVQLTLHAPVDAAGGPQSVDVTATAGRISAQLSTPVLVFGSWPKGTTADASSAHAPNVFNGQTRTYDAANAVDGDLVTFWNDDTPGQFPDTLTVTAPAPVTLHGVGFASIVDGVPTDFTVQTWDGTAWTTRAQVTGNTALDRWIPFDAPVTTSQVRLVVTASQTQNGNFTRVAELTP, translated from the coding sequence ATGCCGAATCCGAACGGGAAACGTCGCATCGCCCTCGCCGTCGCCCTGGCAGGCCTGGCCGCCGCGGCGCTGCCGATGGCCAGTGCCGAGGCCACCGCCGCTCCCGCGGCCCATCCCTGGGACGCCTACAACCTCGCCCCGGCGAGCCGCACCGTCACCCCGGTCCGGGTGACCCGCACCACGGGCACGGTGAGCGGCGCCTTCGCCGTCCTGCACGGCCGACCGGTGACGCTGACCGGGGCCGGCTCCTCGATCACCCTGGACTTCGGCAAAGAGGTCGGCGGACTGATCAGCCTGCACTTCACCGGAGCAGGCGCCGGGGCGGCCGGGCAGCGGCTGGGGCTCGCGTTCAGCGAGTCCTCGCAGTACATCGGCCCGGACAGCGATGCCAGCAACGGCGGCTCCGGCAGCGACGGCGCGATCTACGCGGACGTCACGCCCGGATCGGTGTGGACCGCGCCGCAGGCCTCGCTGCGCGGCGGATTCCGCTATCTGACGCTGTTCGCCGCCTCCGACGGCCCGATCTCCCTCGACCAGGTCTCGCTCGCGATCAGCTTCGCGCCCACCATGGCGAACCTGCGCGACTACGACAACTACTTCTACTCCAGCGACCCCCTGCTCAACCGGATCTGGTACGCCGGCGCCTACACCGTGCAGACCAACACCATCGCCCCCACCACCGGGCGGGTCTGGGGGCCGCCGGCCGGCGGCTGGAACAACAGCGGAACCGTGGGCGCCGGCGACACCGTGCTGGTCGACGGCGCCAAGCGGGACCGCACGGTGTGGCCCGGCGACCTGGGTGTGTCCCTGCCCACCGAGTACGCCTCACTGGGCGACCTCACCCCCACCCGCAACGCGCTGACCACGCTCTACCAGCACCAGGCCGGCTCCGGCGAACTCCCCTTCGCCGGACCGCAGGTGAACTTCTTCGGCTCGGACACCTACCACCTGTGGACCCTGATCGGCACGGCCGACTACTTCCAGTACTCGCACGACAAGGCCTGGCTGGACAGCGAGTGGTCCAACTACCGGCGCGCGCTGGCCTTCTCGCTCGCCAAGGTGCAGCCGGACGGGCTGATGTCGGTCACCGGCACCGCCGACTGGGCCCGCAGCGACCAGGGCGGCGAGAACATCGAGGCCAATGCGCTGCTCCGGCAAGCCCTGACCACCGGCGCCGCGCTGGCGGCCGCCGAGGGCGACCAGGCCGCCGCGACGGCCTGGAAGGCTGCCGCGGACACCGTCACAACGGCCGTCAACACGCTGCTCTGGGACGACGCGGCGGGGGAGTACCGCGACAATCCGACCAGTGACCTGCATCCGCAGGACGGCAACTCGGCCGCCGTCTGGTTCGGGCTGGCGTCCGCCGACCGGGCCAAGCGGGTCAGCGCCTCGCTCAGCACCGACTGGAACGCCTACGGCGCGACGACCCCCGAGAAGGGCTCGGAGATCGCCACCTTCCCGGGTTCGATGGAGATCCAGGCCCACCTGCGGGCCGGCGACGCCACCCGGGCGCTGGACCTGATCCGCCGCGAGTGGGGCTACATGCTCAACTCCCCGCTCGGCACCGGCAGCACCTTCTGGGAGGGCTATCTGGCGAACGGTCAGTTCGGCTACGGCGGCGCCTACATGAGCGCCTCGCACGGCTGGGCCACCGGCCCCACCTCGGCGCTGACCTTCGAGGTGCTGGGCATCAGTCCGCAGTCGGTCACCGGCGGCTACGCCCTGAAGCCGCAGCCCGGCGACCTCGCCGACGCCCAGGGCTCGTTGAGGACGCCGCTGGGCGACATCAGGCTCGCCTGGCAGCACGACGTCGCCCACCGCAGCTTCACCGAGCAGGTCGACGCCCCGACCGCGGCCGTCGACGAGGTGGACGTGCCCACCTTCGGCGCCGCCACCCGGGTGACCGTCAACGGCAAGCGGATCTGGAACGGCCGGACGGCGTTCGGCTACGGCGCGCACCTGGTGGACGGCTACGTCGTCCTGCACGGCGTCCCGGCCCGGGCGACCATCCGCAGCCAGGCGGTGGGCTCGGTCCCCACCACCATCGGCGTGGCCGCCACCTCCACCTCGACGGCCCCGCTCCAGGCCGGCCACACCGTGACGCTCCCGGTCACGGTCAGCGCCCAGGGCGACACCGTCCTGCACGGCCAGGTCACCGCGAAGCTGCCGGCGGGGTGGACCGCCGACCCGGCGGGCTTCACCCTCGACACCCGGGACGGGCCGACCGACACCGTCGTCCAGCTGACCCTGCACGCCCCGGTCGACGCCGCGGGCGGCCCGCAGTCCGTCGACGTCACCGCCACGGCCGGGCGCATCAGTGCGCAGCTCAGCACACCGGTCCTGGTGTTCGGCAGCTGGCCGAAGGGCACCACCGCCGACGCGTCCAGCGCGCACGCCCCCAATGTCTTCAACGGACAGACGCGCACCTACGACGCGGCCAACGCGGTCGACGGCGATCTCGTCACCTTCTGGAACGACGACACCCCCGGCCAGTTCCCGGACACGCTCACCGTCACCGCGCCCGCACCGGTCACCCTGCACGGGGTCGGCTTCGCCTCCATCGTCGACGGCGTGCCCACCGACTTCACCGTCCAGACCTGGGACGGCACCGCCTGGACCACCCGGGCGCAGGTGACCGGCAACACCGCGCTGGACCGGTGGATCCCCTTCGACGCCCCGGTCACCACCTCACAGGTCCGTCTGGTCGTCACTGCTTCGCAGACACAGAACGGCAATTTCACCAGGGTCGCCGAACTCACTCCGTAG
- a CDS encoding family 78 glycoside hydrolase catalytic domain — MTYLTWPRFPRGRRPRMIATAAVVAAVLAVPTALPTLASAAAQHPPGASGSALAPTDLKVDGQGPGLPAGEARPALSWVLHDTARAQSQTGYEIRLGSTGSARAWDSGRVASPNSTDVGYAGPALVGDRTYSWSVRTWNRQGEASPWSAPASFDTGLLDPADWSAWWLQVGDGALVRGDFTVTKPVARARLYFAAKGLVEPHLNGSRVEPAEVLDSSVTDYASRVLYRDLDVTSLLRQGGNALAFMAGKGQFSGQPTLVAQLDVTYTDGTKAAFGTDPSWRTTAGPVTGEDFYLGETYDARKAVAGWDTAGLDDSSWALAHAVAPSAHPLSLAQGKPVTALDTTTCCGWSPAALTDGVDGSADGSEGCHSAIESTADTIKWVQTDLGADQSIRQIRLFPARPTNDPAGDFPAAGFPVRYLVQVSDDPTFATATTVADRTGADQPSPGTSPVVLDAKATGRYVRVTATRLRCIGTSCTFRLAELGVYGAHPAVGWSAVTRLQADTTPPTRIVKTLTPVQETRPAAGKRVYDFGQNFTGWVTVTATQPAGTTVNIKKGEILDPTGEVTTSNISFSAGDPPRQTDHYTFAGSGTETYAPRFNYSGFRYAELTGLPDGAAVTVTAQEVHTNVATTGTFTSSDALLNSIQGAVAQTQLNDLQSIPLDCPTREKHGWLGDAADSDAEAMSNYDMQSFYAKWLGDVVTSLNPDGSIPSVAPTNGSTGWATDPAWGTAYPQIIWDSYTQYGSKQPITANYQHVKAWVDYLGTISDADHIVVNAPTSWADDWVATVSTPHDYFQTGFYYLDAQLLARMAAVVGNRADAATYGALAAQIAAGFTKRYLDTATGVYGTGTQLSYAMPLVLGIVPAGREQATVDRLVQDIAAHDDHLTTGFVGTTLVFQALGAYGRNDVALAVAERTDYPSFGYMLSQGPGTIWEKWVDSSAPDGTSSKDHIGLGGSIGQWFYQQLAGIQPGGTGSGYRSLTLAPSVVGALTSASAQQQTVRGTVVSSWQRDGSTLTYHAVVPVGSTATIRLPLLGGAKSTVSEGGRTVYAAGHREQADPGLAVGRADDQTLTLTAGSGDYTFTVTPPRTTFTRLAVTVSQPAPVTAGASGDVTAVVEGRSTGAGSASVGTNLPNGWTATATPAQIPLTPATTEVRTTIGVTVPADAAGGVYPVTVQVRAPDGTVATAAAQVLVFGRWPAGTTAAASSEHAPNVVNGATRTYYAANAIDGDLSTFWNDDTQGQLPDTLTVTTPSPVPLNGVGFASNPDGVPTAFSVQTWDGSQWVTQAEVSGNSALYRWIPFPGEVTTTQVRLVVTADQDGSFTRVGELAP, encoded by the coding sequence GTGACGTACCTGACCTGGCCCAGATTTCCACGAGGCCGCCGCCCGCGCATGATCGCGACCGCCGCGGTCGTCGCGGCCGTGCTGGCCGTACCCACCGCCCTGCCTACTCTCGCCTCGGCCGCCGCCCAGCATCCGCCGGGCGCCTCCGGCAGCGCTCTCGCCCCGACGGACCTCAAGGTCGACGGCCAAGGCCCCGGACTGCCGGCCGGTGAGGCCCGGCCGGCCCTCTCCTGGGTCCTGCACGACACCGCCCGGGCGCAGAGCCAGACCGGGTACGAGATCCGGCTCGGCAGCACCGGCTCCGCGCGCGCCTGGGACTCGGGCCGGGTGGCGTCGCCGAACTCGACCGACGTCGGCTACGCCGGTCCGGCCCTGGTCGGCGACCGGACCTACAGCTGGTCGGTGCGGACCTGGAACCGCCAGGGCGAGGCCTCCCCCTGGTCGGCGCCCGCCTCGTTCGACACCGGGCTGCTGGACCCGGCGGACTGGTCGGCCTGGTGGCTGCAGGTCGGCGACGGCGCCCTGGTCCGCGGCGACTTCACCGTCACCAAGCCCGTCGCCCGGGCACGCCTCTACTTCGCCGCGAAGGGGCTGGTCGAGCCCCATCTCAACGGGTCGCGGGTCGAACCGGCCGAGGTCCTGGACTCCTCCGTCACCGACTACGCGTCCCGCGTGCTGTACCGGGACCTCGATGTCACCTCGCTGCTGCGCCAGGGCGGCAACGCGCTGGCGTTCATGGCCGGCAAGGGGCAGTTCAGCGGCCAGCCGACCCTGGTGGCGCAGCTCGACGTCACCTACACCGACGGGACCAAGGCCGCCTTCGGCACCGATCCCAGCTGGCGGACCACGGCGGGGCCGGTCACCGGCGAGGACTTCTACCTCGGCGAGACCTATGACGCCCGCAAGGCCGTCGCAGGCTGGGACACCGCTGGACTGGACGACAGCTCCTGGGCCCTCGCGCATGCGGTCGCGCCGTCCGCCCACCCGCTGAGCCTGGCCCAGGGCAAGCCGGTCACCGCGCTGGACACGACCACCTGCTGCGGCTGGTCGCCGGCCGCGCTCACCGACGGCGTCGACGGCTCGGCCGACGGCTCCGAGGGCTGCCACTCGGCCATCGAGTCGACGGCCGACACCATCAAGTGGGTGCAGACGGATCTCGGCGCGGACCAGAGCATCCGTCAGATTCGGCTGTTCCCGGCGCGGCCGACCAACGACCCGGCCGGTGACTTCCCCGCCGCCGGATTCCCGGTGCGGTACCTGGTCCAGGTCAGCGACGACCCGACCTTCGCGACCGCGACCACCGTCGCCGACCGCACCGGTGCCGACCAGCCGTCGCCCGGCACCTCGCCGGTGGTCCTGGACGCCAAGGCCACCGGCCGCTACGTCCGGGTCACCGCCACCAGGCTGCGCTGCATCGGCACCAGCTGCACCTTCCGGCTGGCCGAACTCGGCGTCTACGGCGCCCACCCGGCGGTCGGCTGGTCCGCGGTGACCCGGCTGCAGGCCGACACCACTCCGCCGACCAGGATCGTCAAGACCCTCACCCCGGTGCAGGAGACCCGGCCCGCAGCGGGTAAGCGGGTGTACGACTTCGGCCAGAACTTCACCGGCTGGGTGACCGTTACCGCGACCCAGCCGGCCGGAACGACCGTGAACATCAAGAAGGGCGAGATCCTCGACCCGACCGGCGAGGTGACCACCTCCAACATCAGCTTCTCCGCCGGCGACCCGCCCCGGCAGACCGACCACTACACCTTCGCCGGCTCCGGGACGGAGACCTACGCGCCGCGCTTCAACTACTCCGGCTTCCGCTACGCCGAGCTGACCGGGCTTCCGGACGGGGCCGCCGTCACCGTCACCGCCCAGGAGGTGCACACCAATGTGGCCACCACCGGCACGTTCACCTCGTCCGACGCGCTGCTGAACTCCATCCAGGGCGCGGTGGCCCAGACCCAGCTCAACGATCTGCAGTCGATCCCGCTGGACTGCCCCACCCGGGAGAAGCACGGCTGGCTCGGCGACGCCGCGGACTCCGACGCGGAGGCCATGAGCAACTACGACATGCAGTCGTTCTACGCCAAGTGGCTGGGCGACGTGGTCACCAGCCTCAACCCGGACGGCAGCATCCCCTCGGTCGCCCCGACCAACGGCAGTACCGGCTGGGCCACCGACCCGGCCTGGGGCACCGCGTACCCGCAGATCATCTGGGACAGCTACACCCAGTACGGCAGCAAACAGCCCATCACCGCCAACTATCAGCATGTGAAGGCCTGGGTGGACTACCTGGGCACCATCAGCGACGCCGACCACATCGTCGTCAACGCGCCGACGTCCTGGGCCGACGACTGGGTCGCCACTGTCAGCACCCCGCACGACTACTTCCAGACCGGCTTCTACTACCTGGACGCCCAACTGCTGGCGAGGATGGCGGCTGTCGTCGGCAACCGGGCCGACGCCGCCACCTACGGCGCGCTGGCCGCGCAGATCGCCGCCGGCTTCACCAAGCGCTACCTGGACACCGCCACCGGCGTGTACGGCACCGGCACCCAGCTGTCCTACGCGATGCCGCTGGTGCTGGGCATCGTGCCGGCCGGCCGTGAGCAGGCCACCGTCGACCGGCTGGTGCAGGACATCGCCGCCCACGACGACCACCTCACCACCGGCTTCGTCGGCACCACGCTGGTCTTCCAGGCCCTCGGCGCCTACGGACGCAACGACGTCGCGCTGGCGGTGGCCGAACGCACCGACTACCCCAGCTTCGGCTACATGCTCAGCCAGGGCCCCGGCACGATCTGGGAGAAGTGGGTCGACTCCTCGGCACCGGACGGGACCTCGTCCAAGGACCACATCGGACTGGGCGGCTCCATCGGCCAGTGGTTCTACCAGCAGCTCGCCGGAATCCAGCCCGGCGGCACCGGGTCCGGGTACCGCAGCCTCACCCTCGCCCCCAGTGTCGTCGGCGCGCTCACCTCGGCCTCGGCCCAGCAGCAGACGGTGCGTGGAACCGTCGTCAGTTCCTGGCAGCGCGACGGGTCCACGCTGACCTACCACGCGGTGGTGCCGGTCGGCAGCACCGCGACCATCCGGCTGCCGCTGCTCGGCGGCGCGAAGTCCACGGTCAGCGAAGGCGGCCGGACCGTCTACGCGGCCGGGCACCGCGAGCAGGCCGATCCGGGCCTCGCCGTCGGCCGGGCTGACGACCAGACGCTCACCCTCACCGCAGGCTCGGGCGACTACACCTTCACGGTGACGCCGCCGAGGACCACCTTCACCCGCCTGGCGGTGACGGTCAGCCAGCCGGCGCCCGTCACCGCGGGTGCGAGCGGCGACGTCACCGCCGTCGTCGAAGGGCGCTCGACCGGCGCGGGCTCCGCCTCCGTCGGCACCAACCTGCCCAACGGCTGGACGGCCACGGCGACACCGGCGCAGATCCCGCTCACCCCGGCCACCACCGAGGTCCGCACCACGATCGGGGTCACCGTCCCCGCGGACGCCGCCGGCGGGGTGTATCCGGTGACGGTGCAGGTACGCGCACCCGACGGGACCGTCGCGACGGCCGCCGCCCAGGTGCTGGTCTTCGGCCGCTGGCCGGCCGGCACAACCGCGGCCGCGTCCAGCGAGCACGCGCCCAACGTCGTCAACGGAGCGACCCGCACCTACTACGCGGCCAACGCGATCGACGGCGATCTGTCCACCTTCTGGAACGACGACACCCAGGGCCAGCTCCCCGACACCCTGACCGTCACCACACCTTCCCCGGTGCCGCTGAACGGAGTGGGGTTCGCCTCCAACCCGGACGGCGTCCCGACCGCCTTCAGCGTCCAGACCTGGGACGGCTCGCAGTGGGTCACCCAGGCGGAGGTCTCCGGCAACTCGGCCCTGTACCGCTGGATCCCCTTCCCGGGGGAGGTGACGACCACGCAGGTGCGTCTGGTGGTGACCGCCGACCAGGACGGATCCTTCACCCGGGTCGGTGAACTCGCTCCCTGA
- a CDS encoding LacI family DNA-binding transcriptional regulator produces the protein MAQMVGIKDVARQAGVSVGTVSNVINRPDMVSEETRFRVQAVIERLGYVRSESARQLRAGQSRIMALLVLDMGNPFFVDVARGAERAARAAGLGVMVCNSGQSAAEEAEYLSLFAEQRVRGVLLTPADATGRNLDSFRRHRIPFVLVDRVAAGSSECSVSVDDVAGGTLAVRHLLAEGHRSIAYVSGPGHLQQIKDRRLGALAALAEAGLPADALQDLPTEGLNVAAGRDAGARLLGLTSRPTAVFCANDLLALGVLQALYAAGVSVPGELAIVGYDDIEFAAAAAVPLTSVRQPALTMGAMAAELLLEETDDEAGKHRHQRVVLQPELVVRSSSLTQRRPS, from the coding sequence GTGGCACAGATGGTGGGTATCAAGGACGTGGCCCGGCAGGCCGGGGTCTCGGTGGGCACGGTGTCCAACGTGATCAACCGGCCCGACATGGTCTCCGAGGAGACGCGGTTCCGGGTGCAGGCCGTGATCGAACGCCTGGGCTATGTCCGCAGCGAGTCCGCCCGGCAGCTGCGGGCGGGCCAGAGCCGGATCATGGCGCTGCTGGTCCTGGACATGGGCAACCCCTTCTTCGTGGATGTGGCGCGCGGCGCCGAGCGGGCCGCGCGCGCGGCCGGGCTCGGGGTGATGGTGTGCAACAGCGGCCAGAGCGCCGCCGAGGAGGCCGAGTACCTCTCCCTCTTCGCCGAGCAGCGGGTCCGCGGCGTGCTGCTGACGCCCGCCGACGCCACCGGACGCAACCTGGACTCCTTCCGCCGCCACCGCATCCCCTTCGTGCTGGTGGACCGGGTGGCGGCCGGCTCGTCCGAGTGCTCGGTCTCGGTGGACGACGTGGCCGGCGGAACCCTCGCGGTCCGGCACCTGCTGGCCGAGGGGCACCGCTCCATCGCCTATGTCAGCGGCCCCGGCCATCTGCAGCAGATCAAGGACCGCCGGCTGGGCGCGCTGGCCGCGCTCGCGGAGGCGGGCCTGCCCGCCGACGCCTTGCAGGACCTGCCGACCGAGGGCCTGAACGTGGCGGCCGGACGGGACGCGGGCGCCAGGCTGCTCGGGCTCACCAGCCGGCCCACCGCTGTGTTCTGCGCCAACGACCTGCTGGCCCTGGGCGTGCTGCAGGCCCTCTACGCGGCCGGCGTCAGCGTGCCGGGGGAGCTGGCCATCGTCGGCTACGACGACATCGAGTTCGCCGCCGCCGCGGCGGTCCCGCTCACCTCGGTCCGGCAGCCGGCCCTCACCATGGGCGCGATGGCCGCCGAACTGTTGCTGGAGGAGACCGACGACGAGGCCGGCAAGCACCGGCACCAGCGGGTGGTGCTGCAGCCGGAACTCGTGGTGCGCAGCTCCTCGCTGACCCAGCGTCGGCCGTCCTGA
- a CDS encoding ABC transporter permease, with translation MADTTASPTARLRTARLGDVIRWDTVVGALLLVLLVCSFSFVDNFGNALNLSFLIGNTLPIAMIALPMTLLVVGGEIDLSVGSTAGLSGAVMGALWNDGYPIETIIPICLLLGIVCGLVNGLLVTRLGLPSLAVTIGTLAAYRGIAQIVLGANSVTDFPQQYLDFGSGRIAGTFIPYAAIPWAVLLLLAAVVLHATPVGRSLFAVGASEEAARFSGVRVKRLKLSMFVATGFVSALTGVFWALHYASARYDNATGLELSVVAAVLLGGIDFDGGRGTLGGAVAGVFLLGALQNVMSLVNVSAQSQIVVTGVLLVVSVLGPRVARQLSVARARRRTLTTAPAPAPAAAPAGRT, from the coding sequence ATGGCTGACACCACCGCATCGCCGACCGCGCGACTGCGCACCGCCCGCTTGGGCGACGTGATCCGCTGGGACACCGTCGTCGGGGCCCTGCTGCTGGTCCTGCTGGTGTGCTCGTTCTCCTTCGTGGACAACTTCGGGAACGCCCTCAACCTGTCCTTCCTGATCGGCAACACCCTGCCGATCGCGATGATCGCGCTGCCGATGACGCTGCTGGTGGTCGGCGGGGAGATCGACCTCTCGGTCGGTTCGACCGCGGGTCTGTCCGGTGCGGTGATGGGCGCGCTGTGGAACGACGGCTACCCCATCGAGACCATCATCCCGATCTGCCTGCTGCTGGGCATCGTCTGCGGGCTGGTCAACGGCCTGCTGGTGACCCGGCTCGGGCTGCCCTCACTGGCCGTCACCATCGGTACCCTGGCCGCCTACCGGGGCATCGCCCAGATCGTGCTGGGGGCCAACTCGGTCACCGACTTCCCGCAGCAGTACCTGGACTTCGGCTCCGGGCGGATCGCCGGAACCTTCATCCCCTACGCCGCGATCCCCTGGGCGGTGCTGCTCCTGCTGGCGGCCGTCGTACTGCACGCCACCCCGGTCGGACGCTCGCTCTTCGCGGTGGGCGCCTCCGAGGAGGCGGCCCGCTTCAGCGGGGTCCGGGTCAAGCGGCTGAAGCTGTCCATGTTCGTCGCCACCGGCTTCGTCTCCGCCCTGACCGGTGTGTTCTGGGCGCTGCACTACGCCAGCGCCCGCTACGACAACGCCACCGGTCTGGAACTGTCCGTGGTCGCCGCGGTCCTGCTCGGCGGGATCGACTTCGACGGCGGGCGGGGGACCCTGGGCGGCGCCGTGGCCGGGGTGTTCCTGCTGGGGGCGCTGCAGAACGTGATGAGCCTGGTCAACGTCTCGGCCCAGTCCCAGATCGTGGTCACCGGCGTGCTGCTGGTGGTCTCCGTCCTCGGCCCCCGGGTCGCCCGCCAGCTGTCCGTCGCCCGAGCCCGCCGACGGACCCTCACCACCGCCCCGGCGCCCGCTCCAGCGGCGGCACCGGCCGGCCGCACCTAG
- the rhaS gene encoding rhamnose ABC transporter substrate-binding protein: MTQRIAPAGRLGVALAVTATVALGLSACGGTTKSSTDKAASSAPAAAAASSADPNAATKTGLTVAFLPKQVNNPYFTISDNGGKTALTALGESYKEVGTSSGTDTAGQVSYVNTLTQQKVSAIAVSAQDPGALCTALKQAMSNGIKVVTYDSDTDAACRQLFISQASSEALGRSEVDLLGKQLNYTGDIAILSAAQTATNQNTWIGFMEDELKKPQFAKMKLVKVAYGNDDAQTSFQQTQGLLQQYPNLKGIISPTTVGIKAAAQYLAGSKYKGKVMLTGLGTPNDMRAYVKNGTVQGFELWDPAKLGSLAAYAATALASGQISGATGQTFKAGDLGTFTIGAQGVVVLGEPTVFNAANIDQFNF; the protein is encoded by the coding sequence ATGACCCAGAGAATCGCCCCCGCCGGCCGTCTCGGCGTCGCCCTGGCCGTCACCGCCACTGTCGCCCTGGGGCTCAGCGCCTGCGGTGGCACCACCAAGAGTTCGACCGACAAGGCGGCCTCCTCCGCCCCGGCCGCCGCCGCGGCTTCTTCCGCCGACCCCAACGCGGCCACCAAGACCGGGCTGACCGTCGCCTTCCTGCCCAAGCAGGTGAACAACCCCTACTTCACCATCTCCGACAACGGCGGCAAGACCGCGCTGACCGCGCTCGGCGAGAGCTACAAGGAGGTCGGCACCAGCAGCGGCACCGACACCGCGGGCCAGGTCTCCTACGTCAACACGCTCACCCAGCAGAAGGTGTCCGCGATCGCGGTCTCCGCCCAGGACCCCGGCGCCCTGTGCACCGCGCTCAAGCAGGCCATGAGCAACGGCATCAAGGTCGTCACCTACGACTCGGACACCGACGCCGCCTGCCGGCAGCTGTTCATCTCCCAGGCCAGCTCCGAGGCGCTGGGGCGCAGCGAGGTCGACCTGCTCGGCAAGCAGCTGAACTACACCGGCGACATCGCGATCCTGTCGGCCGCGCAGACCGCGACCAACCAGAACACCTGGATCGGCTTCATGGAGGACGAGCTGAAGAAGCCCCAGTTCGCCAAGATGAAGCTGGTCAAGGTCGCCTACGGCAACGACGACGCGCAGACCTCGTTCCAGCAGACCCAGGGACTGCTGCAGCAGTACCCGAACCTGAAGGGGATCATCTCCCCGACCACGGTCGGCATCAAGGCCGCGGCCCAGTACCTGGCCGGCTCGAAGTACAAGGGCAAGGTCATGCTGACCGGTCTGGGCACTCCCAACGACATGCGCGCCTACGTCAAGAACGGCACCGTCCAGGGCTTCGAGCTGTGGGACCCGGCCAAGCTGGGCAGCCTGGCCGCCTACGCCGCCACCGCGCTGGCCTCGGGACAGATCAGCGGCGCCACCGGGCAGACCTTCAAGGCGGGTGACCTGGGCACCTTCACCATCGGCGCGCAGGGCGTGGTGGTGCTCGGCGAGCCGACCGTGTTCAACGCGGCCAACATCGACCAGTTCAACTTCTGA
- a CDS encoding L-rhamnose mutarotase translates to MQRVCFLLKVRQDRLDEYRDRHRAVWPEMRAALTAAGWGNYSLFLREDGVLVGYLETEDFERARAAMAATGVNARWQAEMAECFEAPDDSPDGSLDGVAPDEAMRPLTEVFHLA, encoded by the coding sequence GTGCAACGTGTCTGCTTTCTGTTGAAGGTCCGCCAGGACCGGCTGGACGAGTACCGTGACCGGCACCGGGCGGTGTGGCCCGAGATGCGCGCCGCACTGACCGCGGCCGGATGGGGGAACTACTCGCTGTTCCTGCGCGAGGACGGCGTCCTGGTCGGCTACCTGGAGACCGAGGACTTCGAGCGGGCCCGCGCGGCGATGGCCGCCACCGGGGTGAACGCCCGCTGGCAGGCGGAGATGGCCGAGTGCTTCGAGGCCCCTGACGATTCGCCTGACGGCTCGCTGGACGGAGTGGCGCCGGACGAGGCCATGCGTCCGCTGACCGAGGTGTTCCACCTGGCCTGA